A window of the Desulfovibrio sp. Fe33 genome harbors these coding sequences:
- a CDS encoding flagellar basal body-associated FliL family protein: MAEDEIREDGKKKKSGLLKWIIIVVLLAGLGVGGYFGYTMFIAAPDENTAAQNDAAGDPAQPAEQLEGQIVALPTFLVNLADPLGRRYLKLGVEVEVRDGDAQAALTKYEAKIKDTLLLLLSSKTYDGLSTMQAKVELKQEIADRLNQIIGNGGVLRVYITEMVIQ, from the coding sequence ATGGCTGAAGACGAAATCCGGGAAGACGGGAAAAAGAAAAAGAGCGGTCTGCTCAAGTGGATCATCATCGTCGTTCTGCTGGCGGGACTCGGTGTGGGCGGATATTTCGGCTACACCATGTTCATCGCCGCGCCCGACGAGAACACGGCCGCCCAGAACGACGCCGCGGGCGATCCCGCCCAACCGGCCGAGCAACTGGAGGGTCAGATCGTGGCCCTGCCCACGTTCCTGGTCAACCTGGCCGACCCCCTCGGCCGCCGGTACCTGAAACTCGGCGTTGAGGTCGAGGTGCGCGACGGCGACGCCCAGGCCGCGCTGACCAAGTACGAGGCCAAGATCAAGGATACTCTGCTCCTGCTCCTTTCGAGCAAGACCTACGACGGCCTGTCCACCATGCAGGCAAAGGTGGAGCTCAAGCAGGAGATCGCGGACCGCCTCAATCAGATCATCGGCAACGGCGGCGTATTGCGGGTCTACATCACGGAAATGGTCATCCAGTAG
- a CDS encoding OmpA/MotB family protein, giving the protein MARKKKEEPCPPLALWLVTFSDLMTLLLTFFVLLLSMASMDNAILTKVTLTTADLGLLDKRGSGRVNVKDRLVVELMEKPWEVLDKQQRIKDLLFPDDTLPDEISKSRLDDNLDVLAKQDGVALVFSDQILFAPGAAELSDGGRFLMDRLVPMMTQTDAPINVAGFTDASDAARTPLELSGDRALAVLAYLVDKGVPNSRFSLSAYGDAFPVVDGTGRATASPKNRRVEILLKTARPIGGY; this is encoded by the coding sequence ATGGCCAGAAAGAAAAAAGAAGAGCCGTGTCCGCCTCTGGCCCTGTGGCTGGTGACGTTTTCGGACCTCATGACCCTGCTGCTGACGTTCTTCGTCCTGCTCCTGTCCATGGCCTCCATGGACAACGCCATCCTGACCAAGGTCACGCTGACCACGGCGGACCTCGGCCTGCTCGACAAGCGCGGCTCGGGCCGGGTCAACGTCAAGGACCGGCTGGTCGTGGAACTCATGGAAAAGCCGTGGGAAGTCCTGGACAAGCAGCAGCGGATCAAGGACCTTCTCTTCCCGGACGACACCCTGCCCGACGAGATCAGCAAGTCCCGGCTTGACGACAACCTCGACGTCCTGGCCAAGCAGGACGGCGTGGCCCTGGTCTTCTCCGACCAGATTCTTTTCGCGCCCGGCGCGGCCGAGCTCTCCGACGGAGGCAGGTTCCTCATGGACCGGCTGGTGCCGATGATGACCCAGACCGACGCGCCCATCAACGTGGCCGGATTCACCGACGCCTCCGACGCGGCGCGGACGCCGCTGGAACTGTCCGGCGACCGCGCCCTGGCAGTGCTGGCCTATCTTGTGGACAAGGGCGTGCCCAACTCGCGATTCTCCCTGTCCGCCTACGGAGACGCCTTCCCGGTGGTCGACGGGACGGGCAGGGCCACGGCCTCGCCCAAGAACCGGCGGGTGGAGATACTGCTCAAGACCGCCCGTCCCATCGGCGGCTACTAG
- the fliN gene encoding flagellar motor switch protein FliN, which yields MADDQDKLAQEWADALLESGDVTDPSEAGSANMGNDDEALADEWAAALAESEQEEVRHEKEQAFLSTRTHDYDLTDMGPDAKAGSTSGKRDLDFILDIPLEVSAELGRTKLLINELLQLGQGSVVELNKLAGEPLEIYVNGKLVARGEAVVINEKFGIRLTDIISPIERVKQLG from the coding sequence ATGGCTGACGATCAGGACAAACTCGCGCAGGAATGGGCCGACGCCCTCCTGGAAAGCGGCGACGTGACCGATCCCTCCGAGGCGGGGAGCGCCAACATGGGGAACGACGACGAAGCCCTGGCCGACGAATGGGCCGCTGCCCTGGCCGAGTCCGAGCAGGAGGAAGTCAGGCACGAAAAGGAGCAGGCGTTCCTGTCCACCCGGACCCACGACTACGACCTGACCGACATGGGCCCGGACGCCAAGGCCGGAAGCACCTCCGGCAAGCGGGACCTGGACTTCATTCTGGACATTCCGCTGGAAGTCTCGGCCGAACTCGGCCGTACCAAGCTTCTCATCAACGAGCTTCTGCAATTGGGACAGGGCTCGGTGGTCGAGCTGAACAAGTTGGCCGGCGAACCGCTAGAAATCTACGTCAACGGCAAGCTGGTCGCGCGCGGCGAAGCCGTGGTCATCAACGAGAAATTCGGCATCCGGCTGACGGACATCATCAGCCCCATCGAGCGGGTGAAGCAGCTTGGCTAG
- a CDS encoding TolB family protein, producing MRSLLLAAVIAAWCCLQPPASALASADIHFLDAFASMPEPEARSFAASIHYPPESPEKPQPPASLKWVEPLPDSLFPPDIASPLFWWVAAEKPAAWKITVYAEDEPLFSVLTRSGHWIPTAGQWGAMQSRAANGQDAALRVCVASVGGWDGRTIEGEASLRIVFSPDPIGAKIFFLRKPVPFAVGQAHPELTQWLLADPAQPGEAALVMDGLPVCGNCHAFASGGSVLGMDVDIDGDKGNYMLIRDKDRATVAREDLVSWNDRPTPAGAPYSFGLFTALSPSGRYAVSTVGEHSLFVSLDDKAFSQLFYPVTGFIGVYDVDEARHANLAGAADERCVQTSPAFSPDGRTVAFSRAPIDPTLLKAVTSGQVRAEPHSASIFELNEKYPFRFDIWTVPFNEGRGGEPSPLQGASDNGMSNYFARYSPDGEWIVFTQSPTGLVLQPFSRLMIVPAAGGNAEPLAGNVEGMNSWHSWSPNGRWLVFAGKSRSPVTELFLTHIDEQGQSSPSIRLFRYSSESMAAMVPEFVPESFADLRSIRFGFHLDGSRQSKSGNIR from the coding sequence ATGCGCAGCCTGCTCCTCGCCGCCGTCATCGCGGCCTGGTGCTGCCTACAGCCTCCGGCGTCGGCACTGGCCTCGGCGGACATCCATTTTCTGGACGCCTTCGCCTCCATGCCCGAACCCGAAGCCCGATCATTCGCGGCATCCATCCATTATCCGCCGGAATCTCCCGAAAAACCTCAGCCGCCCGCCTCGCTCAAATGGGTGGAACCCCTGCCGGACTCCCTGTTTCCCCCCGACATAGCCTCCCCGCTGTTCTGGTGGGTCGCCGCGGAAAAACCCGCGGCCTGGAAGATCACCGTATACGCCGAAGACGAACCGCTGTTCAGCGTGCTGACCAGATCGGGACACTGGATTCCGACCGCCGGACAATGGGGTGCGATGCAATCCCGTGCGGCCAACGGGCAGGACGCGGCGTTGCGCGTATGCGTCGCCTCCGTCGGGGGGTGGGACGGACGGACCATCGAAGGAGAAGCGTCCCTTCGAATCGTTTTCAGCCCGGACCCGATCGGAGCCAAGATATTCTTCCTGCGCAAACCCGTGCCCTTCGCCGTGGGGCAAGCCCACCCCGAACTGACGCAATGGCTGCTGGCCGACCCCGCCCAGCCTGGCGAAGCGGCCCTGGTCATGGACGGGCTCCCCGTCTGCGGCAACTGCCACGCTTTCGCCTCCGGGGGCAGCGTCCTCGGCATGGACGTGGACATAGACGGCGACAAGGGAAACTACATGCTCATCCGCGACAAGGACCGGGCCACGGTCGCCCGGGAAGACCTTGTCTCGTGGAACGACAGGCCGACTCCGGCGGGAGCGCCATACAGCTTCGGACTTTTCACCGCCTTGTCTCCCTCGGGCCGTTACGCGGTTTCCACCGTGGGGGAACACTCCCTCTTCGTCAGCCTCGACGACAAGGCGTTCTCTCAGCTCTTCTATCCCGTCACCGGCTTCATCGGCGTGTACGACGTCGACGAGGCCCGTCATGCGAACCTGGCGGGAGCCGCCGACGAACGGTGCGTGCAGACCTCCCCGGCCTTCAGCCCGGACGGCCGGACCGTGGCCTTTTCCCGCGCGCCGATAGACCCGACGCTGCTCAAGGCCGTGACGAGCGGGCAGGTGCGGGCCGAGCCCCATTCCGCAAGCATATTCGAGCTGAACGAAAAATATCCGTTTCGTTTCGACATCTGGACAGTGCCCTTCAACGAAGGGCGCGGCGGCGAGCCCTCGCCGCTTCAAGGAGCCTCGGACAACGGCATGAGCAACTATTTCGCCCGCTATTCCCCGGACGGCGAATGGATAGTCTTCACGCAGAGCCCCACGGGCCTCGTGCTGCAACCGTTCAGCCGCCTGATGATCGTCCCGGCGGCGGGCGGGAACGCGGAGCCGCTGGCCGGGAACGTCGAAGGCATGAATTCGTGGCACAGTTGGTCGCCAAACGGACGGTGGCTGGTCTTTGCCGGCAAGTCCCGCTCCCCGGTGACGGAGCTGTTCCTGACCCATATCGACGAGCAGGGGCAATCCAGCCCCTCGATCAGATTATTCCGGTACAGCTCGGAATCCATGGCGGCCATGGTCCCCGAGTTCGTGCCGGAATCCTTTGCGGACCTACGGAGCATCCGATTTGGCTTCCACCTGGATGGGAGTCGGCAGTCCAAATCGGGAAACATCCGATAA
- a CDS encoding Lon protease family protein yields MINKTLPKGLPGSKLRAALDPATIPYETSADVPARNVYSKLQPRAIHALALALEIKGNEHNLYVAGEPNMGRTYFVQSFLKPAAAKAAPPADWVYLYNFEDSDKPIAVSLPAGRGRKFKLAQNKAMTHIRQEIPARFEKDTFQKKHERLVKKFNSRREELFNQMDDTAEKENFSLSLDDEGVLTLSPIVDGEVVSDKDFDKLKPAHRKKLKAKGEELLAGVSSILRQINQNEMDMRDSENALRRETAKAVMDDCFLPVADKFKDIKGLADYFEDLVDEVVDNVEQFTPRDTSLAGLLPESMPTGEDFFTRFEVNLFVDNGKTKGAPVVVEDHPTAFNLLGSIEREAELGALYTDFTLIKAGSLHQANGGFLILNVEDLLSNPSSWEGLLRALRSGQSRIEDPVDPEQVRARTIQPEPIDLDLKVVLIGTDEHYEVLLYSDDRFAKYFKLKAHLQHAAMRTADNIRSYLSVIGQTAREAGVLPLTREAMAGLVDFASRLVEDQKRLSLFIPLIRERMIEASALARMEGKETVDQAAMSEAVRAKDYRANLYEEEFMADYDRQVIKVETDGFGTGRANGLSVTLFGDYEFGLPHQISCTVGVGHGGILDLEREAQLGGPIHTKGMMIIKSYLVRLFAQDKPIVLTGSLCFEQSYAGIEGDSASGAELASLLSALSDTPINLSYAFTGAVSQSGAVMAVGGVNRKIEGFFEVCRRRKLTGRQGVILPADNVVNLMLKDEVVRAVDEGKFHIFPVKSIEEAMFILTGLRCGKRSPNGQFPLGTLYRKVDQRLAELARLAMETSSNPRGK; encoded by the coding sequence ATGATCAACAAGACTCTTCCCAAGGGGCTGCCCGGTTCCAAACTGCGGGCTGCCCTGGACCCGGCCACGATTCCCTATGAAACCAGCGCCGACGTCCCGGCCCGGAACGTCTATTCCAAGCTCCAGCCCAGAGCGATCCACGCGCTGGCCCTGGCGCTGGAAATCAAGGGGAACGAACATAACCTGTACGTTGCGGGTGAGCCCAACATGGGCCGCACCTACTTCGTGCAATCCTTCCTCAAGCCCGCGGCCGCCAAGGCCGCGCCGCCTGCGGACTGGGTCTACCTCTACAATTTCGAGGACAGCGACAAGCCCATCGCGGTGTCCCTGCCCGCCGGTCGGGGCCGCAAGTTCAAGCTGGCCCAGAACAAGGCGATGACGCACATTCGGCAGGAGATTCCCGCCCGGTTCGAGAAGGACACCTTCCAGAAAAAGCACGAGCGGCTGGTCAAGAAGTTCAACTCCCGCCGCGAGGAGCTGTTCAACCAGATGGACGACACGGCCGAAAAGGAGAACTTCTCCCTGAGCCTGGACGACGAGGGCGTACTGACCCTGTCGCCCATCGTGGACGGCGAGGTGGTCTCGGACAAGGACTTCGACAAGCTCAAGCCCGCCCATCGCAAGAAGCTCAAGGCCAAGGGCGAAGAGCTGCTGGCCGGGGTGAGCTCCATCCTGCGCCAGATCAACCAGAACGAGATGGACATGCGGGACTCCGAAAACGCCCTGCGCCGCGAGACGGCCAAGGCGGTGATGGATGACTGTTTCCTGCCGGTGGCGGATAAATTCAAGGACATCAAGGGACTGGCCGACTACTTCGAGGACCTGGTGGACGAGGTGGTGGACAACGTGGAGCAGTTCACGCCCCGCGACACCTCCCTTGCCGGCCTGCTGCCCGAGTCCATGCCCACGGGCGAGGACTTCTTTACCCGGTTCGAGGTCAACCTGTTCGTGGACAACGGCAAAACCAAGGGCGCGCCCGTTGTGGTGGAGGACCATCCCACCGCCTTCAACCTGCTCGGCTCCATCGAACGCGAAGCCGAATTGGGCGCGCTGTACACGGACTTCACCCTCATCAAGGCGGGCTCGCTGCACCAGGCCAACGGCGGATTCCTCATCCTGAACGTGGAAGACCTGCTGTCCAACCCGAGTTCCTGGGAAGGGCTGCTGCGGGCGCTGCGTTCGGGCCAGTCGCGCATCGAGGACCCGGTGGACCCGGAGCAGGTCCGCGCCAGGACCATCCAGCCGGAGCCCATCGACCTGGACCTCAAGGTGGTGCTCATCGGCACCGACGAACATTACGAAGTCCTGCTCTACAGCGACGACAGGTTCGCGAAATACTTCAAGCTCAAGGCGCACCTGCAACACGCCGCCATGCGCACCGCGGACAACATCCGCAGCTACCTCTCGGTCATCGGCCAGACCGCCCGCGAGGCGGGTGTCCTGCCTCTGACCCGCGAGGCCATGGCGGGGCTCGTGGACTTCGCCTCCCGGCTGGTGGAGGACCAGAAGCGGCTGTCCCTGTTCATCCCGCTGATCCGCGAACGCATGATCGAAGCCTCGGCCCTGGCCCGCATGGAGGGCAAGGAAACCGTGGACCAGGCGGCCATGAGCGAGGCCGTGCGAGCCAAGGACTACCGCGCCAACCTCTATGAAGAGGAATTCATGGCCGATTACGACCGGCAGGTCATCAAGGTGGAAACCGACGGCTTCGGCACCGGCCGGGCAAACGGCCTGTCCGTGACCCTGTTCGGGGACTACGAGTTCGGGCTGCCGCACCAGATTTCCTGCACAGTAGGCGTCGGCCACGGCGGCATCCTCGACCTGGAGCGCGAGGCGCAACTGGGCGGCCCCATCCACACCAAGGGCATGATGATCATCAAGTCCTACCTGGTGCGCCTGTTCGCCCAGGACAAGCCCATCGTGCTCACCGGGTCCCTCTGCTTCGAGCAGTCCTACGCGGGCATCGAAGGCGACTCGGCCTCGGGCGCGGAGCTGGCCTCCCTGCTCTCGGCCCTGTCCGACACGCCCATCAACCTGTCCTACGCCTTCACCGGCGCGGTTTCGCAAAGCGGCGCGGTCATGGCCGTGGGCGGGGTCAACCGCAAGATCGAAGGGTTTTTCGAAGTCTGCCGCCGCCGCAAGCTGACCGGCCGCCAGGGCGTGATCCTGCCCGCCGACAACGTGGTCAACCTGATGCTCAAGGACGAAGTCGTCCGGGCCGTGGACGAGGGCAAATTCCACATCTTCCCGGTCAAATCCATCGAGGAAGCCATGTTCATCCTCACCGGCCTGCGTTGCGGCAAGCGCAGCCCGAACGGCCAGTTCCCGCTCGGCACCCTCTACCGCAAGGTGGACCAGAGGTTGGCTGAATTGGCCAGGCTCGCCATGGAGACCTCCTCCAATCCCCGAGGGAAATAG
- the fliO gene encoding flagellar biosynthetic protein FliO, which yields MASPAPVGSAAPMQLPAVDSGTTLLTTAGYLFLLLGVIFLAYWLLKRFGVPGALTSGGPGGPRLVNRLMLGNRQSLAVVRYRDKDLLLGVTEHEITLLSESEAAPEPDRPERKSFASILKRNAGHE from the coding sequence TTGGCTAGCCCGGCCCCGGTCGGCTCCGCCGCCCCCATGCAGCTTCCGGCCGTGGATTCCGGGACCACCCTCCTGACCACCGCCGGATACCTGTTCCTGCTGCTCGGCGTCATTTTTCTGGCTTACTGGCTGCTCAAGCGATTCGGCGTGCCCGGCGCGCTGACTTCCGGAGGTCCCGGCGGCCCGAGGCTGGTCAACCGCCTCATGCTCGGCAACCGCCAGTCCCTGGCCGTGGTCCGGTACCGCGACAAGGATCTGCTGCTGGGCGTGACCGAACACGAAATCACCCTGCTTTCCGAATCGGAGGCAGCTCCCGAGCCGGACAGGCCGGAGCGCAAAAGCTTCGCGTCGATCCTCAAGAGGAACGCAGGCCATGAGTAG
- the fliP gene encoding flagellar type III secretion system pore protein FliP (The bacterial flagellar biogenesis protein FliP forms a type III secretion system (T3SS)-type pore required for flagellar assembly.), with protein sequence MSSRARLLTLLAVLAAVLLPALAWAQAPIIPKLSMELAAGQADPQEVSTLLEILFLLTVLSVAPAIMLTMTSFTRIIIVFHFIRQAMGTQQMPPNQVLAALAIFMTMVIMYPVGKAINETALQPYMDETINFTEALTRAQEPIRAFMFKHTREKDLSIFYSITKEPRPESKEDVPTIMLVAAYTISELKTGFTIGFLIYIPFLILDMVVASILLAMGMMMLPPVMISLPFKILLFILIDGWNLLVGSLVNTFQ encoded by the coding sequence ATGAGTAGCCGAGCGCGTCTCCTGACCCTGCTGGCGGTCCTGGCCGCCGTGCTCCTTCCGGCCCTGGCCTGGGCGCAGGCTCCGATCATTCCCAAGCTGTCCATGGAGCTGGCCGCAGGTCAGGCCGACCCGCAGGAAGTCTCGACCCTGCTTGAAATTCTCTTCCTGCTGACCGTTCTGTCCGTGGCCCCGGCCATCATGCTGACCATGACCTCCTTCACCCGGATCATCATCGTCTTCCACTTCATCCGGCAAGCCATGGGCACCCAGCAGATGCCGCCCAACCAGGTCCTGGCCGCCCTGGCCATCTTCATGACCATGGTCATCATGTACCCGGTGGGCAAGGCCATCAACGAGACCGCACTCCAGCCGTACATGGACGAGACCATCAATTTCACCGAGGCGCTGACCCGCGCCCAGGAACCCATCCGCGCGTTCATGTTCAAGCATACCCGCGAGAAGGACCTGTCGATCTTCTACTCCATCACCAAGGAACCGCGCCCCGAGAGCAAGGAGGATGTGCCGACCATCATGCTGGTGGCCGCCTACACCATCTCGGAGCTGAAGACGGGCTTTACCATAGGCTTCCTCATCTACATCCCGTTTCTCATCCTCGACATGGTGGTGGCCTCCATCCTGCTCGCCATGGGCATGATGATGCTGCCTCCGGTGATGATCTCGTTGCCGTTCAAGATTCTGCTGTTCATCCTCATCGACGGCTGGAACCTGCTGGTGGGCTCCCTGGTCAACACCTTCCAGTGA
- the fliQ gene encoding flagellar biosynthesis protein FliQ → MTPEFVVGFARQAIEMTLVISLPMLGIGMAVGILISIIQAATQIQEMTLTMVPKIIAIFLALLVAFPWIMDKMTSYTTNLFLNLPNYIR, encoded by the coding sequence ATGACACCGGAATTCGTCGTCGGTTTCGCTCGGCAGGCCATTGAAATGACCTTGGTTATCTCCCTGCCCATGCTCGGCATCGGCATGGCCGTGGGCATTCTCATTTCCATCATCCAGGCCGCAACCCAAATCCAGGAAATGACCCTGACCATGGTGCCGAAGATCATCGCCATCTTCCTGGCCCTGCTCGTGGCCTTCCCATGGATCATGGACAAGATGACTTCATACACCACAAACCTCTTCCTCAACCTGCCGAACTACATCCGCTAG
- a CDS encoding peptidoglycan-binding domain-containing protein — protein MNRLFSFIIVSTLSALLSACVTAGINVDSAPVEPAFSSEDIANTEVIGSLNLPGHAKVVLAALLLEMRGQSTAGLKSAVKFSKDGEHDLRNSFTNYKGYDIALIEIDQVGVAKQPKNGLDMAMGGVFTVMNDIGQTFSERFFADYVINRNGTMVIRNSAATPEFSEFPSVTGFFVKYEALAAAAPKLNTFRDFFLFAMANSISMNATEEETRNIAQYDTLSFFDKLSRSDLLPKTMEGNFAFLCFAMDRMSPVDSLIVKVSKSKLPRGVSSTEPHFVDFPDGYRMAIVQGSARLFDKMRPFYIHALYKKGGSASGTEQHIGTFSNQKLPANIQRLSVPPGGEWVAEKLSGKMLAAPQRLLNPADRGDAKLIQQALAKQGFYTGKIDGLFGKGSQSALRAFRKNAMGSDSAQWDMDVQNRLFN, from the coding sequence ATGAACAGACTGTTTTCATTTATCATTGTTTCGACCTTGTCCGCCCTGTTGTCCGCCTGCGTCACCGCCGGCATCAATGTCGACTCGGCCCCGGTCGAACCCGCCTTCAGCTCCGAAGACATCGCGAACACCGAGGTCATCGGCTCGCTGAACCTGCCCGGCCACGCCAAGGTCGTGCTTGCCGCCCTGCTGCTGGAAATGCGCGGGCAATCGACCGCCGGACTGAAATCGGCGGTCAAGTTCAGCAAGGACGGCGAACACGATCTGCGCAACTCGTTCACGAACTACAAGGGATACGACATCGCGCTCATCGAGATCGACCAGGTCGGCGTCGCGAAACAGCCTAAAAATGGCCTGGACATGGCCATGGGCGGTGTCTTCACCGTCATGAACGACATCGGCCAGACGTTCTCGGAAAGGTTCTTCGCCGACTACGTCATCAACCGCAACGGAACCATGGTCATCCGGAACAGCGCGGCCACACCCGAGTTCTCGGAGTTTCCGTCCGTCACCGGATTCTTCGTCAAATACGAAGCCCTTGCGGCGGCCGCCCCCAAGCTGAACACCTTCCGCGACTTCTTCCTCTTTGCCATGGCGAACAGCATCTCCATGAACGCGACCGAAGAAGAAACCCGAAACATCGCTCAATACGACACCCTTTCGTTCTTCGACAAGCTGTCCCGCTCGGACCTGTTGCCGAAGACCATGGAAGGCAACTTCGCCTTCCTCTGCTTCGCCATGGACAGGATGTCACCCGTGGACTCCCTGATCGTCAAGGTGAGCAAATCCAAGCTCCCGAGGGGCGTCTCGTCCACCGAACCCCACTTCGTGGACTTCCCCGACGGCTATAGAATGGCCATTGTCCAGGGCTCTGCCCGGCTGTTCGACAAGATGCGCCCGTTCTACATCCACGCGCTGTACAAGAAGGGCGGCTCGGCTTCCGGCACCGAACAGCACATCGGCACCTTCTCCAATCAGAAGCTGCCCGCCAACATCCAGCGTCTTTCCGTCCCTCCGGGAGGGGAATGGGTTGCGGAGAAGCTCTCCGGAAAAATGTTGGCGGCCCCCCAACGGCTGCTGAACCCGGCCGACCGTGGAGACGCCAAGCTGATACAGCAGGCCCTCGCCAAGCAGGGATTCTACACGGGCAAAATAGACGGCCTGTTCGGCAAGGGCTCGCAGAGTGCTCTGCGCGCTTTCCGCAAAAACGCCATGGGCTCCGACTCCGCCCAATGGGACATGGACGTGCAGAACAGGCTCTTCAACTAG
- a CDS encoding metallophosphoesterase family protein: MYWIAFGDIHESTALLESVPGLAEADGVIVTGDLTNRGGREAGGRVLDAVARINPRILAQPGNMDTDEVTACIRERDMDIHLRVRELAPGLGLMGVGLSTPTPFGTPGEVPEAVLSGWLDETYAKASGFDRLVCVIHEPPLDTIIDRLSNGLHVGSPGVRAFLERVQPDLAVTGHIHEAAGTDFIGGTQVINPGMLAGGGFVRIDFDGEKLTARLERV; this comes from the coding sequence ATGTATTGGATAGCTTTCGGCGATATACACGAATCAACCGCCCTGCTGGAATCCGTTCCCGGCCTGGCCGAAGCCGACGGGGTAATCGTCACCGGCGACCTGACCAACCGGGGCGGCCGCGAAGCGGGCGGGCGCGTGCTGGACGCCGTGGCCCGGATCAACCCGCGCATCCTGGCCCAACCCGGCAACATGGATACCGACGAAGTGACCGCCTGCATCCGCGAACGGGATATGGACATCCACCTTCGGGTACGCGAACTCGCGCCCGGCCTGGGCCTCATGGGCGTGGGCCTGTCCACCCCCACACCCTTCGGCACTCCGGGCGAAGTCCCTGAAGCCGTCCTGTCCGGCTGGCTCGATGAGACCTACGCCAAGGCGTCCGGCTTCGACCGGCTGGTCTGCGTCATCCACGAACCGCCGCTGGACACCATCATCGACCGGCTGTCCAATGGCCTCCACGTAGGCAGCCCCGGCGTGCGCGCCTTCCTGGAACGGGTCCAGCCCGACCTGGCCGTCACCGGCCATATCCATGAAGCGGCGGGCACGGACTTCATCGGCGGCACCCAAGTCATCAATCCCGGTATGCTCGCAGGCGGCGGGTTCGTCCGCATCGACTTTGACGGTGAAAAGCTGACCGCCCGGCTGGAGCGCGTCTAG
- a CDS encoding OmpA/MotB family protein: MAKKKKKQECEGIPLWMVTFADCMTLMLTFFILLVSMATIDQRRKLVALGSIIGTFGFNKQSYDTFSKEDTKKTVEPGPMDSGDLEPLQSLKWENVDADINFSSNRFVQILSINASLLFGSDGSALSPAGRATLDRFMPLLRQVEYPLLLAGHTSDMRDELGMNYQPGDDERNPDLSWKLSLNRTLAIYSYLLANGMSPDMLRVEAFGKYRPHYPPNTAENRARNRRVDIVLDKRSSRLGDRIVETAPAPPRRDDTMSVDGFEFDVSTPAELR, encoded by the coding sequence ATGGCCAAGAAGAAGAAAAAACAGGAATGCGAGGGAATCCCTCTGTGGATGGTCACGTTCGCGGATTGCATGACGCTTATGCTGACCTTCTTCATCCTGCTCGTCTCCATGGCCACCATCGACCAGCGGCGAAAGCTGGTGGCGCTCGGCTCCATCATCGGCACCTTCGGCTTCAACAAGCAGAGCTACGACACGTTTTCCAAGGAAGACACCAAGAAGACCGTGGAGCCGGGCCCCATGGATTCCGGCGACCTGGAGCCGCTCCAGTCCCTGAAATGGGAGAACGTGGACGCCGACATCAACTTTTCCTCGAACAGGTTCGTCCAGATTCTGTCCATCAACGCCAGCCTCCTTTTCGGATCCGACGGCTCGGCCCTGAGTCCGGCCGGACGGGCCACCCTGGACCGCTTCATGCCCCTGCTGCGGCAGGTCGAATATCCCCTGCTCCTGGCCGGGCACACCTCTGACATGCGCGACGAACTCGGAATGAACTATCAGCCGGGCGACGACGAACGGAACCCGGACCTCTCCTGGAAGCTTTCTCTCAACCGGACGCTGGCCATCTACAGCTACCTGCTGGCCAACGGCATGAGCCCGGACATGCTCCGGGTGGAGGCCTTCGGCAAATACCGGCCCCATTACCCGCCGAACACAGCGGAGAACCGCGCCCGCAACCGGCGGGTGGACATCGTCCTGGACAAGCGTTCCAGCCGCCTCGGCGACCGCATCGTCGAAACCGCGCCCGCGCCTCCGCGCCGGGACGACACCATGAGCGTCGACGGCTTCGAATTCGACGTTTCCACCCCGGCGGAGCTGCGCTAG